The proteins below come from a single Xenopus tropicalis strain Nigerian chromosome 9, UCB_Xtro_10.0, whole genome shotgun sequence genomic window:
- the arl6ip6 gene encoding ADP-ribosylation factor-like protein 6-interacting protein 6 yields the protein MDISYGGSSRRLRSGSRNLVSVTVTSQSQRWPSNADTEENSLVRNLDTDLYEAMTPLSSSPKSASEDSLSNPALEEFGHNGTVVSQVVTAKRHKRWPARVLSMFCCLVVVCILSVLLAVLYLVVQDMRSGREINDEGDKISLLGFWSLLALSLLAGLSCCSFSWTVTYFDSYEPGMFPPTPLSPARFRKMTGHSFHIGYTMAILNGIVAALTVLWCLL from the exons ATGGATATTTCCTACGGTGGAAGCAGCAGGCGGTTGAGAAGCGGCAGTCGCAATTTAGTGTCTGTCACAGTCACATCCCAAAGCCAAAGATGGCCCTCAAATGCTGACACTGAAGAAAACTCACTTGTGAGAAACTTGGACACTGACTTATATGAGGCTATGACTCCTCTCAGTTCATCACCCAAGAGTGCGAGTGAAGACTCGCTGTCTAATCCAGCCCTGGAGGAGTTTGGACATAATGGGACTGTCGTGTCACAAGTGGTGACTGCCAAACGGCACAAAAGATGGCCCGCCCGAGTTTTGTCAATGTTTTGCTGCCTTGTGGTCGTTTGCATTCTATCTGTTTTGCTCGCTGTCCTCTATCTAGTTGTGCAAG ACATGAGATCTGGAAGAGAAATCAATGACGAAGGAGATAAGATTAGCCTTTTAG GGTTCTGGAGTCTCCTTGCCTTGTCCCTCCTAGCGGGTCTGTCCTGCTGCAGCTTCTCATGGACCGTCACCTACTTTGATTCTTATGAACCAGGAATGTTTCCCCCAACGCCACTTTCGCCGGCACGCTTCAG gAAAATGACTGGCCATTCCTTCCACATAGGCTATACTATGGCAATACTCAATGGCATCGTGGCAGCTCTGACCGTTCTCTGGTGTTTGCTATAA